The following proteins are co-located in the Apium graveolens cultivar Ventura chromosome 5, ASM990537v1, whole genome shotgun sequence genome:
- the LOC141661203 gene encoding uncharacterized protein LOC141661203 encodes MAATNQGVNIQQPTMPIFNGENYDYWSLKMKTLFQSQDLWDLVKREYDESANLTNAQKEALKETKKKDAKALFFIQQAISESLFPRIMRVTMTKEAWEVLQEEFQGNSKVRSIKLQSLRRDFENLKMNESESLKDYYSKINEIVNQMALYGEVVTDKKVVEKILISLTDKYDAMVSIIE; translated from the coding sequence ATGGCTGCAACAAATCAAGGTGTGAATATTCAACAACCTACAATGCCCATTTTTAATGGTGAAAACTATGATTATTGGAGTTTGAAGATGAAAACACTTTTCCAATCTCAAGACTTGTGGGATTTAGTGAAAAGGGAATATGATGAATCAGCAAATTTAACAAATGCTCAGAAGGAGGCCTTAAAGGAGACTAAAAAGAAAGATGCAAAAGCCCTCTTCTTTATTCAACAAGCTATATCAGAGAGCTTGTTTCCCAGAATTATGAGGGTTACAATGACAAAAGAAGCTTGGGAAGTTTTGCAAGAAGAATTCCAAGGAAATTCCAAGGTAAGATCTATTAAGCTACAATCCCTCAGGAGAGATTTTGAGAACTTGAAGATGAATGAGTCTGAAAGTTTGAAGgattattattcaaaaataaatgaAATTGTCAATCAAATGGCTTTGTACGGTGAAGTGGTTACCGATAAGAAAGTTGTTGAAAAAATTCTGATTAGCTTGACTGATAAATATGATGCTATGGTGTCCATTATTGAATAA
- the LOC141661204 gene encoding uncharacterized protein LOC141661204: MAATNQGVNIQQPTMPIFNGENYDYWSLKMKTLFQSQDLWDLVKSGYDESANLTNAQKEALKETKKKDAKALFFIQQAISESLFPRIMRVATAKEAWEVLQEEFQGNSKVRSIKLQSLRRDFENLKMNESESLKDYYSKINEIVNQMALYGEVVTDKKVVEKILISLTDKYDAMVSIIE, encoded by the coding sequence ATGGCTGCAACAAATCAAGGTGTGAATATTCAACAACCTACAATGCCCATTTTTAATGGTGAAAACTATGATTATTGGAGTTTGAAGATGAAAACACTTTTCCAATCTCAAGACTTGTGGGATTTAGTGAAAAGTGGATATGATGAATCAGCAAATTTAACAAATGCTCAGAAGGAGGCCTTAAAGGAGACTAAAAAGAAAGATGCAAAAGCCCTCTTCTTTATTCAACAAGCTATATCAGAGAGCTTGTTTCCCAGAATTATGAGGGTTGCAACGGCAAAAGAAGCTTGGGAAGTTTTGCAAGAAGAATTCCAAGGAAATTCCAAGGTAAGATCTATTAAGCTACAATCCCTCAGGAGAGATTTTGAGAACTTGAAGATGAATGAGTCTGAAAGTTTGAAGgattattattcaaaaataaatgaAATTGTCAATCAAATGGCTTTGTACGGTGAAGTGGTTACCGATAAGAAAGTTGTTGAAAAAATTCTGATTAGCTTGACTGATAAATATGATGCTATGGTGTCCATTATTGAATAA